A stretch of the Mycobacterium sp. ITM-2016-00317 genome encodes the following:
- a CDS encoding metal ABC transporter solute-binding protein, Zn/Mn family: protein MLGSSRRLRALTATLAVCLPLSLSACGGADTAAPSGAGAPDCPASAVDVVVSVDQWGDIVSQLGGACADVTTVLAGSSVDPHDYEPAPSDAVAFEGAQLVVVNGGHYDEWAVKLAATSAADARVIDAVEIGGGHSEDHGDHSHDHVGHDHAGHDHSAGENPHVWYSPAVVTEVAEAVTATLSDLAPDAAGYFADRRAAFEESMKPYRDAIAAIRTGAAGKTYGASESVFEDMATAVGLVDRTPAGYRAAAANESEPSPADLDAFLRLLADRGVDVLIYNIQTEGSVPQQLRSAAERAGVAVVEVTETLPDGAGSFQDWQVAQLDALAEALGVRT from the coding sequence GTGCTTGGTTCGTCCCGTCGTCTGCGCGCGCTCACCGCGACGCTCGCCGTCTGCCTGCCGCTGTCCCTGTCCGCCTGTGGCGGTGCGGACACCGCCGCCCCGTCGGGGGCCGGGGCGCCGGACTGCCCGGCGTCGGCGGTCGACGTCGTCGTCAGCGTCGACCAGTGGGGTGACATCGTGTCCCAGCTCGGCGGAGCGTGCGCCGACGTGACGACGGTGCTGGCCGGTTCGTCGGTCGACCCGCACGACTACGAACCCGCACCCTCCGACGCGGTGGCCTTCGAGGGCGCGCAACTGGTGGTCGTCAACGGCGGGCACTACGACGAGTGGGCGGTCAAGCTCGCCGCGACCTCGGCGGCCGATGCGCGGGTGATCGACGCGGTCGAGATCGGCGGCGGCCACAGCGAGGACCATGGGGACCACAGCCATGACCACGTGGGCCATGACCACGCGGGTCACGACCACAGCGCAGGCGAGAACCCCCACGTCTGGTACAGCCCGGCAGTGGTGACCGAGGTCGCCGAGGCGGTCACCGCGACGCTGAGCGACCTCGCCCCGGACGCCGCCGGCTACTTCGCCGATCGGCGCGCCGCGTTCGAGGAGTCGATGAAGCCCTACCGCGACGCGATCGCGGCGATCCGGACCGGTGCCGCGGGCAAGACCTACGGCGCCAGCGAGAGCGTGTTCGAAGACATGGCCACCGCGGTCGGGCTGGTGGACCGCACCCCGGCCGGCTACCGCGCCGCCGCGGCCAACGAGAGCGAACCGTCGCCAGCCGATCTGGACGCGTTCCTGCGGCTGCTCGCCGACCGCGGCGTCGACGTGCTGATCTACAACATCCAGACCGAGGGTTCGGTGCCCCAGCAGCTGCGCTCGGCAGCCGAGCGGGCCGGTGTCGCGGTGGTGGAGGTGACCGAGACGTTGCCCGACGGGGCCGGTTCGTTCCAGGATTGGCAGGTGGCGCAACTGGATGCCCTGGCCGAGGCCCTCGGTGTCCGCACCTGA
- the rlmB gene encoding 23S rRNA (guanosine(2251)-2'-O)-methyltransferase RlmB: MAGNSQRRGAVRKAGTKKGPTVGSGGVRRRGLEGRGATPPAHERPHHPAGKRAAKAARQAQGRHKKTDDTEIVLGRNPVVECLRAGVPATALYVALGTDSDERLTESVQMAADRGISILEVPRHDLDRIAANGLHQGIALQVPPYSYAHPDDLLRDAKSDAAPALLVALDNISDPRNLGAIVRSVSAFGGHGVVLPQRRSASVTAVAWRTSAGAAARTPVARATNLNRTLKQYADAGLQVVGLDADGDTTIDEIDGLSPTIVVVGSEGKGLSRLVRENCDRIVSIPMAGPTESLNASVAAGVVLAEIARQRRLN; the protein is encoded by the coding sequence ATGGCGGGTAATTCACAGCGTCGCGGTGCGGTGCGCAAGGCCGGAACCAAGAAGGGGCCGACGGTCGGGTCCGGCGGGGTCCGGCGGCGCGGTCTGGAAGGCCGCGGCGCGACGCCGCCTGCGCATGAGCGGCCGCATCACCCCGCGGGCAAGCGCGCCGCCAAGGCGGCGCGCCAGGCGCAGGGCAGGCACAAGAAGACGGACGACACCGAGATCGTCCTCGGGCGTAACCCGGTGGTGGAATGCCTGCGCGCCGGGGTCCCCGCCACGGCGCTGTACGTGGCGCTGGGCACCGACTCCGACGAGCGTCTCACCGAGTCGGTGCAGATGGCCGCCGACAGAGGCATCTCGATCCTGGAGGTGCCCCGCCACGATCTGGACCGGATCGCGGCCAACGGCCTGCATCAGGGCATCGCACTGCAGGTGCCGCCCTACAGCTACGCGCACCCCGACGATCTGCTTCGCGACGCGAAATCCGATGCGGCGCCGGCACTTCTGGTCGCACTCGACAACATCTCCGATCCGCGCAACCTCGGTGCGATCGTCCGTTCGGTCTCCGCATTCGGCGGCCATGGCGTCGTGCTGCCACAGCGCAGGTCGGCATCTGTCACCGCGGTCGCATGGCGGACCAGCGCGGGTGCGGCAGCCAGGACGCCGGTGGCGCGGGCGACCAACCTCAACCGCACGCTGAAGCAGTACGCCGACGCGGGACTGCAGGTCGTCGGACTCGACGCCGACGGTGACACCACGATCGACGAGATCGACGGGTTGAGTCCGACGATCGTCGTGGTCGGTTCGGAGGGCAAGGGCCTGTCGCGCCTGGTGCGGGAGAACTGCGATCGCATCGTGTCCATCCCGATGGCGGGCCCCACCGAGTCGCTGAACGCCTCGGTGGCAGCCGGGGTCGTGCTCGCCGAGATCGCCCGGCAGCGCCGCCTGAACTAG
- a CDS encoding LacI family DNA-binding transcriptional regulator, with the protein MSRSPAPRRRATLASLAAELKVSRTTVSNAYNRPDQLSPELRERVLTTAKRLGYPGPDPVARSLRTRKAGAVGLVITEPLNYSFSDPAALDFVAGLAESCEAVGQGLLLVAVGPNRSLAEGSAAVLAAGVDGFVVYSASDDDPYLPVVAGRHLPLVVVDQPRDVPGASRVGIDDRAAMRRLAEHVIGLGHREIGLLTMRLGRDWPHGGVSPALADPERLRTPHFQVQGERIRGVRDAMEAAGLDPQSLTVVESYEHLPSSGGMGADVALEANPRITALMCTADVLALSAMDHLRARGVYVPGQMTVTGFDGVPEARRRGLTTVVQPGVEKGRRAGEILHNPARSGLPVIEVLPTEVVRGRTSGPPA; encoded by the coding sequence ATGTCCAGGAGTCCGGCGCCGAGGCGGCGTGCCACGTTGGCCTCACTGGCCGCCGAGCTCAAGGTGTCGCGCACCACCGTGTCCAACGCCTACAACCGGCCCGACCAGTTGTCGCCCGAACTGCGCGAGCGGGTGCTCACGACCGCCAAGCGGCTGGGGTATCCGGGCCCGGACCCGGTCGCCCGCTCGCTGCGCACCCGCAAGGCCGGAGCCGTCGGCCTGGTGATCACCGAACCGCTGAACTATTCGTTCAGCGATCCCGCGGCACTGGATTTCGTTGCCGGGCTTGCCGAGTCGTGTGAGGCGGTGGGGCAGGGCCTGCTCCTGGTCGCGGTGGGTCCGAACCGCAGCCTCGCCGAGGGATCGGCGGCGGTGCTGGCCGCCGGGGTGGACGGCTTCGTGGTGTACTCGGCCTCGGACGACGACCCGTATCTGCCGGTGGTGGCCGGACGTCATCTCCCTCTCGTGGTGGTCGACCAGCCGCGGGACGTACCCGGGGCATCGCGCGTGGGCATCGACGACCGGGCGGCGATGCGTCGGCTCGCCGAGCACGTCATCGGCCTCGGCCACCGCGAGATCGGGCTGCTGACGATGCGACTGGGCCGGGACTGGCCGCACGGCGGCGTCTCTCCGGCGCTGGCCGACCCGGAGCGATTGCGGACCCCGCACTTCCAGGTGCAGGGTGAACGGATCCGCGGGGTGCGCGACGCGATGGAAGCGGCCGGCCTCGACCCGCAGTCGCTGACCGTCGTGGAGAGCTACGAACATCTGCCGTCGTCGGGCGGTATGGGCGCCGACGTCGCGCTGGAGGCCAATCCCCGGATCACCGCGCTGATGTGCACCGCGGACGTGCTGGCGCTCTCGGCGATGGACCACCTCCGCGCACGGGGGGTCTACGTGCCGGGGCAGATGACGGTCACCGGTTTCGACGGGGTGCCGGAGGCCAGGCGCCGCGGCCTGACCACCGTGGTGCAGCCGGGTGTGGAAAAAGGAAGGCGGGCAGGGGAAATCCTGCACAACCCGGCGCGCTCGGGACTGCCCGTGATCGAGGTGCTGCCGACCGAGGTGGTGCGGGGACGTACGTCAGGACCCCCGGCGTGA
- a CDS encoding SLC13 family permease yields the protein MELTVSVVALAAVLGFALLRPHRWPEAVVAVPAAGAVIAVGALSWDEAVAEVGRLAPVVGFLAAVLVLARMCDDLGLFHAAGVLMARATSGGQNRLLASVFGIAAGVTAVLSLDATVVLLTPVVLATARTLAVPARPHAYATAHLANTASLLLPVSNLTNLLAFSAAGLSFLHFAAAMSLPWIAAILVEFLLLRWVFAKDLAIPPQREVSTEPIEVPAFALVVVGLTLAGFAVTSLLGLSPAWAALAGALVLGARALGTGRTTVTAIAKAVDVPFLAFVLCLGVVVDAAMRSGLEPAMHRLIPDGQGLWALLAIAAVAAVLSNLVNNLPAVLVLLPLVSAAGPAPVLAVLIGVNIGPNLTYVGSLANLLWRSVVRRDMKAGFGEFSRVGLCTTPLVLVAAVLGLWTWIQLVGL from the coding sequence ATGGAACTGACAGTCTCCGTCGTCGCGCTGGCCGCGGTGCTCGGTTTCGCGCTGCTGCGCCCGCACCGGTGGCCCGAGGCCGTCGTCGCGGTGCCTGCCGCGGGCGCCGTCATCGCCGTCGGCGCCCTGTCCTGGGATGAGGCCGTCGCCGAGGTCGGCCGGCTCGCCCCGGTGGTGGGGTTCCTGGCCGCGGTGCTCGTGCTGGCCCGGATGTGTGACGACCTAGGGTTGTTCCACGCCGCCGGCGTGCTGATGGCCCGGGCCACCTCCGGCGGCCAGAACCGGTTGCTGGCCTCGGTTTTCGGGATCGCCGCCGGCGTCACCGCGGTGCTGAGCCTGGACGCCACCGTCGTATTGCTGACCCCTGTCGTGCTGGCCACCGCACGCACGCTCGCAGTCCCGGCGCGGCCACACGCGTACGCCACCGCACACCTGGCCAACACCGCCTCGCTGCTGCTGCCGGTGTCGAACCTGACCAACCTGCTGGCCTTCAGCGCTGCCGGGCTGTCGTTCCTGCATTTCGCCGCGGCCATGTCGCTGCCCTGGATAGCGGCAATACTGGTCGAATTCCTGTTGCTGCGTTGGGTTTTCGCGAAGGATCTGGCGATCCCGCCGCAACGCGAGGTGTCCACCGAACCGATCGAGGTACCTGCCTTCGCGCTGGTGGTGGTGGGCCTGACGCTGGCCGGGTTCGCCGTCACCTCCCTGCTGGGCCTGTCGCCGGCATGGGCGGCACTGGCCGGAGCGCTGGTGCTGGGCGCGCGGGCGCTGGGTACCGGCCGCACCACGGTCACCGCGATCGCCAAGGCGGTCGACGTGCCGTTCCTGGCCTTCGTGCTGTGCCTCGGCGTCGTGGTCGACGCGGCGATGCGCAGCGGACTGGAACCTGCCATGCACCGGCTGATCCCCGACGGTCAGGGCCTGTGGGCACTGCTGGCGATCGCCGCGGTCGCGGCCGTGCTGTCCAACCTGGTCAACAACCTGCCCGCGGTGCTGGTGCTGCTGCCGCTGGTGAGCGCAGCCGGCCCCGCCCCGGTGCTGGCGGTGCTGATCGGGGTGAACATCGGGCCCAACCTGACGTACGTCGGGTCCCTGGCGAACCTGTTGTGGCGCAGCGTCGTCCGGCGGGACATGAAAGCCGGGTTCGGGGAGTTCAGCCGGGTGGGCCTGTGCACCACCCCGCTCGTGCTGGTCGCGGCGGTGCTGGGGCTGTGGACCTGGATCCAGCTGGTGGGGCTCTAG
- a CDS encoding ABC transporter ATP-binding protein → MSAPEPAAVPALAFDDVSVERDGRMIWSDSTFRVEAGRFVAVIGPNGSGKTTLLQVILGLLPPTAGEVRVYGHRPGSANDEIGYVPQNYDANANEAIRARDAVLLGLTGRRWGFSRTSAADRQRVDEALGWVDGREIADRRLSDLSGGQRQRIALAAALVSRPRMLILDEPLASLDLRNQHEIVAVLNRLKQELGVTVLVVTHDLNPLLAVLDSAIYLLDGHAHHAALDRVVDSDLLTHMYGTTIQVAHTLQGQLYMRSGG, encoded by the coding sequence GTGTCCGCACCTGAACCGGCCGCGGTACCGGCGCTGGCGTTCGACGACGTCAGCGTCGAGCGCGACGGGCGGATGATCTGGAGCGACTCGACGTTCCGGGTCGAGGCGGGCAGATTCGTCGCCGTGATCGGACCCAACGGTTCGGGTAAGACCACGCTGCTGCAGGTGATCCTCGGACTGCTCCCGCCCACCGCGGGCGAGGTCCGGGTATACGGTCACCGGCCCGGCAGCGCCAATGACGAGATCGGTTACGTCCCACAGAACTACGACGCGAACGCGAACGAGGCCATCCGCGCCCGGGACGCGGTGCTGCTCGGTCTGACGGGGCGCCGGTGGGGTTTCAGCCGCACCAGCGCCGCCGACCGTCAGCGCGTCGACGAGGCGCTCGGCTGGGTGGACGGGCGTGAGATCGCCGACCGCAGGCTCTCGGACCTGTCCGGCGGGCAGCGCCAGCGGATCGCGCTGGCCGCCGCACTGGTGTCGCGGCCGCGGATGCTGATCCTCGACGAGCCGCTGGCCTCGCTGGACCTGCGCAACCAGCACGAGATCGTCGCGGTGCTGAACCGGCTCAAGCAGGAGCTGGGGGTGACGGTGCTGGTGGTGACGCACGACCTCAACCCGCTGCTGGCGGTCCTGGACAGCGCGATCTATCTGCTCGACGGGCACGCCCACCACGCGGCACTGGACCGCGTCGTCGACTCCGACCTGCTCACCCACATGTACGGAACCACGATCCAGGTGGCCCACACCCTGCAGGGCCAGCTCTACATGCGGAGCGGCGGATGA
- the otsB gene encoding trehalose-phosphatase: MSADLPSELQAALTAAADTPRLLVTSDFDGTLAPIVNNPADARPLPDAAEGLLQLSELPSTTTALISGRALETLRALSSMPASVHLVGSHGAEFAGGFAHDIDHDLLGRITERLREIASGRTGVTVETKPASVALHVRNASPADGEAALAAAWEASPQWNAHVTSGKAVLEFAVVSTDKGEAVDILRAEHDATAVVFFGDDVTDEKAFARLRNSDVGVKVGPGETAAAYRVDSPDDVATALQFLLSRRRSRRGS; encoded by the coding sequence GTGAGCGCCGACCTCCCGTCCGAACTGCAGGCTGCGCTGACCGCCGCGGCCGACACCCCACGACTTCTGGTCACCTCTGACTTCGACGGCACGCTGGCGCCGATCGTCAACAACCCGGCCGATGCACGCCCACTGCCCGACGCCGCGGAAGGGCTGCTTCAACTTTCCGAATTGCCCTCTACCACAACGGCATTGATCTCCGGCCGGGCGCTCGAGACGCTCCGGGCGCTGTCGTCGATGCCGGCGTCCGTACACCTGGTGGGCAGCCACGGCGCCGAGTTCGCCGGTGGCTTCGCCCATGACATCGACCACGATCTGCTCGGGCGCATCACCGAGCGGCTGCGCGAGATCGCCTCGGGCCGAACAGGTGTGACGGTCGAGACGAAACCCGCCAGCGTCGCACTGCACGTACGCAACGCGTCCCCGGCCGACGGGGAGGCCGCCCTGGCTGCCGCGTGGGAGGCGTCCCCGCAGTGGAACGCGCACGTGACCAGCGGCAAGGCGGTACTGGAGTTCGCCGTCGTGTCCACCGACAAGGGCGAGGCGGTCGACATCCTGCGCGCCGAGCACGATGCGACGGCCGTGGTGTTCTTCGGCGACGACGTCACCGACGAGAAGGCGTTCGCCCGGTTGCGCAACTCCGACGTCGGGGTCAAGGTCGGGCCGGGCGAGACGGCCGCGGCCTACCGGGTGGACTCGCCGGACGACGTCGCCACCGCGCTGCAGTTCCTGCTCAGCCGACGACGGTCACGCCGGGGGTCCTGA
- the kstR gene encoding cholesterol catabolism transcriptional regulator KstR, with the protein MNVAVLAESELGSEAQRERRKRILDATLAIASKGGYEAVQMRAVAERADVAVGTLYRYFPSKVHLLVSALGREFERIDAKTDRSAFPAGATAYQRLNIMVGKLNRAMQRNPLLTEAMTRAFVFADASAAGEVDHVGKLMDSMFARAMSDGEPTEDQYHIARVISDVWLSNLLAWLTRRASATDVSKRLDLAVRLLIGDGDQPKI; encoded by the coding sequence ATGAACGTCGCGGTGCTCGCCGAATCCGAGCTCGGCTCCGAGGCACAGCGCGAACGGCGCAAGCGCATTCTCGACGCCACCCTCGCGATCGCGTCCAAGGGCGGGTACGAGGCGGTACAGATGCGCGCGGTGGCCGAACGCGCCGACGTCGCGGTCGGCACCCTGTACCGGTACTTCCCGTCGAAGGTGCACCTGCTGGTCTCGGCGCTGGGCCGTGAGTTCGAGCGCATCGACGCCAAGACCGACCGGTCCGCGTTTCCGGCCGGCGCCACCGCCTACCAGCGGCTCAACATCATGGTCGGCAAGCTGAACCGGGCCATGCAGCGCAACCCGCTGCTGACCGAGGCGATGACGCGCGCGTTCGTGTTCGCCGACGCGTCCGCCGCCGGTGAGGTCGATCACGTCGGCAAGCTGATGGACTCGATGTTCGCCCGGGCGATGAGCGACGGCGAACCGACCGAGGACCAGTACCACATCGCGCGGGTGATCTCCGACGTCTGGCTGTCCAACCTGCTGGCCTGGCTGACCCGCCGCGCGTCGGCCACCGACGTCAGCAAGCGGCTCGATCTGGCCGTGCGGCTCCTGATCGGCGACGGCGACCAGCCTAAGATCTGA
- a CDS encoding 5-oxoprolinase subunit PxpA codes for MTTVSVDLNADLGEGFGVWTLGDDDAMLEIVTSANVACGFHAGDPATLSKVCRAAADRGVRIGAQVSYRDLAGFGRRFIDASAEDLTADVMYQIGALSALAAAAGTSVSYVKPHGALYNSIVTNRVQAQAVAEAVHAVDPALPVLGLAGSVFFAAADRLGLRTVPEAFADRAYRPDGQLVSRRERNAVLHDVDEIAARVISMVTAGRVTAVDGSTIPVTVESVCVHGDSPGAVQIATAVRERLLGDGVALAPFT; via the coding sequence ATGACCACGGTCTCGGTCGACCTCAACGCCGACCTCGGTGAGGGTTTCGGGGTCTGGACGCTCGGCGACGACGACGCGATGCTGGAGATCGTCACCTCGGCCAACGTCGCCTGCGGTTTCCACGCGGGTGATCCGGCGACGCTGTCGAAGGTGTGCCGCGCGGCCGCCGACCGCGGCGTGCGGATCGGCGCCCAGGTCAGCTACCGCGACCTGGCCGGCTTCGGCAGACGCTTCATCGACGCCAGCGCCGAGGACCTGACCGCCGACGTGATGTACCAGATCGGCGCCCTGTCCGCGCTCGCCGCCGCAGCCGGTACCTCGGTGTCATATGTGAAACCCCATGGTGCGCTGTACAACTCGATCGTCACGAATCGGGTACAGGCGCAGGCGGTGGCCGAAGCGGTACACGCCGTCGACCCCGCGCTTCCCGTGCTCGGCCTGGCCGGCTCGGTGTTCTTCGCTGCCGCCGACCGGCTGGGACTGCGCACCGTGCCCGAGGCGTTCGCCGACCGCGCCTACCGGCCCGACGGACAGCTGGTGTCCCGGCGCGAGCGCAACGCGGTGCTGCACGACGTCGACGAGATCGCCGCGCGCGTGATCTCGATGGTCACCGCCGGACGGGTCACCGCGGTGGACGGTTCGACGATCCCGGTCACCGTCGAATCGGTGTGCGTGCACGGCGACTCCCCCGGCGCCGTGCAGATCGCCACCGCGGTGCGTGAACGGCTGCTCGGCGACGGCGTGGCGCTGGCTCCGTTCACCTGA
- a CDS encoding metal ABC transporter permease yields MTQTVVALGYQDNWLHILGSSFMRNAWLGGTIVALAAGLMGYFIVVRHIAFAAHALAHIGLPGATGAVLLGLPVAVGLGVFCVGGALVIGALGKRAADREVATGTVLAFATGLGLFFNSLATRNSSTLTNVLFGNLLAITGEQLLSFLGLLVLTAAGIAFIFRPLLFTSVNSKVAEAKGVPVRGLSITFMVLLGLTVTMAVQAVGTLLLFALVVTPAATALMLTARPVVAMAVSAVIGLVSVWVGLVLSAMFNLPPSFVIVSIACAVWLLVWAGLRAPRPSRRPAAPAIH; encoded by the coding sequence ATGACCCAGACCGTGGTGGCCCTCGGCTATCAGGACAACTGGCTGCACATCCTCGGCTCGTCGTTCATGCGCAACGCCTGGCTGGGCGGCACCATCGTGGCCCTGGCGGCCGGGCTCATGGGCTATTTCATCGTGGTGCGCCATATCGCGTTCGCCGCGCACGCGCTCGCGCACATCGGCCTGCCCGGCGCCACGGGTGCCGTGCTGTTGGGCCTGCCGGTGGCGGTCGGGCTCGGCGTGTTCTGCGTGGGCGGGGCGCTGGTGATCGGCGCGCTGGGCAAGCGGGCCGCCGACCGGGAGGTCGCGACCGGCACCGTGCTGGCGTTCGCCACCGGGCTGGGGTTGTTCTTCAACTCGCTGGCGACCCGAAACTCCTCGACGCTGACCAACGTGCTTTTCGGCAACCTGCTGGCGATCACCGGCGAGCAGTTGCTGTCCTTCCTGGGGCTGCTGGTGTTGACCGCCGCGGGCATCGCGTTCATCTTCCGGCCGCTGCTGTTCACCTCGGTCAACAGCAAGGTCGCCGAGGCCAAGGGTGTTCCGGTGCGTGGGCTGTCGATCACGTTCATGGTGCTGCTCGGGCTGACGGTGACGATGGCGGTGCAGGCCGTGGGGACACTGCTGTTGTTCGCCCTGGTGGTCACCCCCGCCGCGACCGCGCTGATGCTGACTGCCCGCCCGGTCGTGGCGATGGCGGTGTCCGCGGTGATCGGACTGGTGTCGGTGTGGGTGGGACTGGTGCTCTCGGCGATGTTCAATCTGCCGCCGAGCTTCGTGATCGTCTCGATCGCGTGCGCGGTCTGGTTGCTGGTGTGGGCCGGTCTCCGCGCGCCGCGCCCGAGTCGCAGGCCTGCGGCGCCCGCCATCCACTAA
- a CDS encoding MBL fold metallo-hydrolase, whose protein sequence is MRLKAGRPDLQAYAGYFDLPTPPPSSPLTVTWAGVATLLIDDGRSAVMTDGFFTRPNLLTVAARPLKPSPSRIRDGLTRLGVTHLDAVTPVHTHYDHAMDSALVADLTGARLIGGTSAAHLGHGLDRVEVVTPGAPSTAGNFDLTLVEGDHCPPDRFPGTITAPITPPARVSAYRCGEAWSTLVHHRPSGIGILIVGSAGFRPGALSGHRADVAYLGVGQLGLQPESYLVEYWTQTVRTVGARQVVLIHWDDFFRPLHKPLRALPFAADDLDRSMRVLSRLAAEDGVGLHLPTLWRPAAPWN, encoded by the coding sequence ATGCGCCTGAAGGCCGGGCGGCCTGACCTGCAGGCCTACGCCGGGTATTTCGACCTGCCGACCCCGCCACCGTCGTCACCGCTGACGGTGACCTGGGCCGGGGTGGCCACGCTGTTGATCGACGACGGCCGGTCCGCGGTCATGACCGACGGATTCTTCACGCGGCCAAACCTTCTCACGGTCGCCGCGCGGCCGCTGAAACCGTCACCGTCCCGGATCCGGGACGGGCTGACCCGACTGGGCGTGACGCACCTGGACGCCGTCACCCCGGTGCACACCCACTACGACCACGCGATGGACTCGGCGCTGGTCGCCGACCTGACCGGCGCCCGGTTGATCGGCGGCACCTCCGCGGCCCACCTCGGCCACGGCCTGGACCGCGTCGAGGTCGTCACCCCGGGTGCACCGAGCACGGCGGGCAACTTCGACCTCACGCTCGTCGAGGGCGACCACTGCCCGCCGGACCGCTTCCCGGGCACCATCACCGCACCGATCACCCCGCCGGCCCGGGTCTCGGCTTACCGCTGCGGGGAGGCCTGGTCGACGCTCGTGCACCACCGGCCGTCCGGCATCGGCATCCTCATCGTCGGCAGCGCCGGATTCCGGCCGGGCGCGCTGAGCGGCCACCGCGCCGACGTGGCGTACCTCGGCGTCGGGCAGCTCGGGCTGCAGCCGGAGAGTTACCTCGTCGAGTACTGGACGCAGACCGTCCGCACCGTCGGCGCCCGCCAGGTGGTGCTGATCCACTGGGACGACTTCTTCCGGCCGCTGCACAAGCCGCTGCGGGCCCTGCCGTTCGCCGCCGACGACCTCGACCGGTCGATGCGCGTGCTGTCCCGGCTGGCCGCCGAGGACGGTGTCGGACTGCACCTGCCCACGCTGTGGCGGCCGGCCGCCCCATGGAACTGA
- a CDS encoding MFS transporter, with amino-acid sequence MVAFEPSVGDAQRWAYPLLLVLSGVALGVSGMPAPLYGIYETNWHLSPLATTVVFAVYAIAALAAVLVSGRISDVVGRKPVLVAALIALLVGLGVFLVADSMAMLLLARTIHGAAVGSIVVAGAAALLDLRPDHGVRAGQLSGVSFNIGMTVAILGSALLAQYAPHPLRTPYAVVAVLCLIVGVGLLALRETHTTRASGPIRMAKPSVPQEIRGDFWFSALGAMASWSVLGVLLSLYPSLAARQTHIDNLVFGGAVVGTTAFAAALAQLAATRIPARYSAIIGDAGMAVALLLTIPVLLTHQWQLVFVAAALLGATFGLGFGGSLRHLSDVVPAGRRGETMSAFYLLAYSAMAVPTLIAGWAATRWDLAAVFPWFAGAVAAACLGAALAGLRSIRATRTA; translated from the coding sequence TTGGTCGCGTTCGAGCCGTCTGTCGGAGACGCCCAGCGATGGGCGTACCCACTGCTGCTGGTGCTCAGCGGTGTCGCACTCGGGGTCTCCGGGATGCCCGCGCCGCTGTACGGCATCTACGAGACCAACTGGCACCTCTCGCCGCTGGCCACCACGGTGGTCTTCGCGGTGTACGCCATCGCCGCACTGGCCGCCGTGCTCGTGTCCGGCCGGATCTCCGACGTGGTGGGGCGGAAACCGGTGCTCGTCGCCGCGCTGATCGCACTGCTGGTCGGCCTCGGCGTGTTCCTGGTCGCCGACAGCATGGCCATGCTGCTGCTGGCCCGCACCATCCACGGCGCGGCAGTGGGTTCGATCGTCGTCGCGGGCGCGGCCGCCCTGCTGGACCTGCGGCCCGATCACGGCGTGCGCGCCGGCCAGCTCAGCGGCGTCAGCTTCAACATCGGGATGACCGTGGCCATCCTCGGTTCGGCGCTGCTCGCCCAGTACGCGCCGCACCCGCTGCGCACCCCGTACGCGGTCGTCGCCGTCCTCTGCCTGATCGTCGGCGTCGGTCTGCTGGCGCTGCGCGAAACCCACACCACCCGCGCCAGTGGCCCCATCCGCATGGCCAAACCCTCTGTGCCTCAGGAAATCCGCGGCGACTTCTGGTTCTCCGCGCTCGGCGCGATGGCCTCCTGGTCGGTGCTGGGTGTGCTGCTGTCGCTGTACCCGTCGCTGGCGGCGCGCCAGACCCACATCGACAACCTGGTCTTCGGCGGGGCCGTGGTCGGCACCACCGCGTTCGCCGCCGCGCTCGCGCAGCTGGCGGCCACCCGCATCCCGGCGCGGTATTCCGCGATCATCGGCGACGCGGGAATGGCCGTCGCTCTGCTGCTGACGATCCCGGTGCTGCTGACCCACCAGTGGCAGCTGGTCTTCGTCGCGGCCGCACTCCTCGGCGCGACATTCGGGTTGGGGTTCGGCGGCTCACTGCGCCACCTGTCCGACGTCGTGCCCGCGGGCAGGCGGGGCGAGACGATGTCGGCGTTCTACCTGCTGGCCTACTCGGCCATGGCCGTGCCGACCCTGATCGCGGGCTGGGCGGCCACCCGATGGGATCTGGCCGCGGTGTTCCCGTGGTTCGCCGGCGCGGTGGCGGCGGCCTGCCTGGGCGCCGCGCTGGCCGGACTGCGCAGCATCAGGGCCACCCGCACCGCTTAG